In the genome of Caballeronia sp. NK8, the window TTACCTAACCAGTTAGACATCCCAAGATTTGGGGCGACATCGCGAGACTACTTGGCCGCGGGCGCTTTCTTCCTACAAAATCTCGTCGATCTCGATATCGAGCAACGCCGAACTCATCGACTTGCCGTGCGCGTCGAGCGCGAGCGAACGCGTAACGCCGCCACCGAGCGCGTGACCCAGCACAAAGTTGAACGCGTTCAGCAGCGGCAGTTCATAGCGTACGACTTCGCCCTTCACGACATCGGCGAGATGGGCCTTCACGCGTTCGGGCGTCAATTGTTCACGCAGATGCGTGTAGTGCTTCGCATCGAAGCAGATCACCGAGACATTCAGCGTATTGCCCTTGTCGCCGGTGCGGCCGTGTGCCAGTTCACGCAGTTTCATCGCTTGCCTCCACGAATTCGAATATCGGATTGACATGCTCGCGCGCGAGCAACACGGATTGCACCGCGATGACTTCGCGCGTCGCCTTCGTCACGCCGCCGCCGCCCGCCGGTCCGTTGGTATAGAGCGTCTCGACCTCGTTGCCGATGCGCGCCGCCTCCTTCGCGCTCGATACGCGGCCCGCGACGCGCACGCGCACTTCGTAGGGATCGTCGTGTTGGGCGCCGAGCGTGTCGCCATAGAGCGCGTTCACGCCGATCAGATCGAAGCGCAGTTCGCTCGTGTCGACGCCCGTGATCGCGAGGCGCTCGCGCACGATATCCAGCGCGAGTCGCGCGCGCGCCACCGCACCCGGGCCGCCGTACGAGATTTGCCCTTCGCCGATGTAGCCGTCCGCATATGCGACCGAGACCTTGAGCGTATCGGTGCGCGGGTTGCCGCGTCCGCCCGTCACGCGCACGCGATCCTGCGCCTCCTGCACCGCGCGCACCCGCGTGAAATCCGCGACGACATCCGGCTGGAAGTAACGGCCCGGATCGTGAATCTCGTACAGCAGTTGTTCCTTGCACGTGGCCTCGATCACGCATCCGCCCGCCTGCGCGACCTTCGTCACGACGACCGCGCCATCCGCGCTCACCTCGCCGATCGGAAAGCCGAGACGCGCGAGATTGCCGACGTCCTTGCAGCCGGGATCGGCGAAATAACCGCCCGTCACCTGCCCCGCGCATTCGAGCAGATGGCCGACGACGGTCGCCTGCCCGAGCGTGT includes:
- a CDS encoding acyclic terpene utilization AtuA family protein; translated protein: MKDTIRIGAGAGYSGDRIEPALELAEHGALDYLVFECLAERTIAIAQQARRNDPDHGYDPLLEARMRAVLPVAAKNGVRVISNMGAANPRAAARKTAQIARELGLHGLKIAAVTGDDVLDVVLRSSLRFEESGDDVSAYAERIVSANAYLGAAPIVAALAAGAHIVLTGRVADPSLFTAPLIHEFGWRMDDWNTLGQATVVGHLLECAGQVTGGYFADPGCKDVGNLARLGFPIGEVSADGAVVVTKVAQAGGCVIEATCKEQLLYEIHDPGRYFQPDVVADFTRVRAVQEAQDRVRVTGGRGNPRTDTLKVSVAYADGYIGEGQISYGGPGAVARARLALDIVRERLAITGVDTSELRFDLIGVNALYGDTLGAQHDDPYEVRVRVAGRVSSAKEAARIGNEVETLYTNGPAGGGGVTKATREVIAVQSVLLAREHVNPIFEFVEASDETA